The proteins below are encoded in one region of Podarcis raffonei isolate rPodRaf1 chromosome 8, rPodRaf1.pri, whole genome shotgun sequence:
- the LOC128419974 gene encoding interleukin-1 receptor antagonist protein-like isoform X1 — protein sequence MESHKYPGSHILLFLLSVLCPDGEKKVFAQAAVFRSRIWDVNQKSLYLQNNELVAGYLQGPDSALEEKIYWIHNRAFDHEKFSIILSIQDGKRCLACSSGAWPALQLETVNITDLPKGGRKESSRFTFFSSNKDGAWRFESAAHPGWFLCTSSRANEPLGLTQLPGPSHVVDFYFQPC from the exons ATGGAGTCTCACAAATACCCTGGGAGTcacatcctcctcttcctcctttctgtTCTCTGTCCAGATGGGGAGAAGAAGGTCTTTGCCCAGGCAGCCGTCTTCAGGTCCAG AATCTGGGATGTCAACCAGAAGTCCCTCTACCTCCAGAACAATGAGCTGGTAGCTGGATACCTGCAAGGGCCCGATTCTGCCCTGGAAG AGAAGATCTACTGGATTCACAACCGGGCCTTTGACCACGAGAAGTTCTCCATCATCTTGAGCATTCAGGATGGGAAGAGGTGCCTGGCCTGCTCCTCTGGTGCCTGGCCTGCGTTGCAGCTTGAG ACCGTCAACATCACAGATCTGCCCAAAGGTGGCAGGAAGGAGTCCAGCCGCTTCACGTTCTTCTCCTCTAACAAAGACGGGGCCTGGCGGTTTGAGTCGGCTGCCCATCCCGGCTGGTTCCTGTGCACCTCTTCCAGAGCCAACGAACCTCTGGGCCTCACGCAGCTCCCGGGGCCTTCTCATGTGGTGGACTTTTATTTCCAACCCTGCTGA
- the TMED4 gene encoding transmembrane emp24 domain-containing protein 4, which yields MAGGCRSGDPAAFSARPPGWRLAAALLVLLAAGRGAQALYFHIGETEKRCFIEEIPDETMVIGNYRTQLWDKQSEAFLPSTPGLGMFVEVKDPYGKMVLSRQYGSEGRFTFTSHTPGEHQICLHSNSTRMALFAGGKLRVHLDIQVGEHANNYPEIAAKDKLTELQLRARQLLDQVEQIQKEQNYQRYREERFRMTSESTNQRVLWWSIAQTIILILTGIWQMRHLKSFFEAKKLV from the exons ATGGCAGGCGGGTGTCGCTCGGGGGATCCCGCGGCCTTCTCGGCCCGGCCGCCGGGGTGGCGGCTCGCGGCGgcgctgctggtgctgctggcgGCGGGCCGCGGGGCGCAGGCGCTCTACTTCCACATCGGGGAGACGGAGAAGCGCTGCTTCATCGAGGAGATCCCTGACGAGACCATGGTTATCG GGAACTACCGGACGCAGCTGTGGGACAAACAGTCCGAGGCCTTCCTGCCCTCCACGCCGGGCCTGGGCATGTTCGTGGAGGTCAAGGATCCCTATGGGAAG ATGGTCCTCTCCAGGCAGTACGGCTCTGAAGGCCGCTTCACCTTCACTTCGCACACCCCAGGAGAGCACCAGATCTGCCTCCACTCCAACTCCACCCGCATGGCCCTTTTTGCAGGCGGGAAACTG CGGGTGCACTTGGATATCCAAGTCGGGGAGCACGCCAACAATTACCCAGAGATTGCAGCCAAGGACAAACTGACCGAACTCCAGCTAAGAGCCAGGCAGCTCTTAGACCAGGTGGAGCAGATCCAGAAGGAGCAGAACTACCAAAGA TACCGAGAGGAGAGATTCCGCATGACCAGCGAGAGCACCAACCAGCGGGTGCTGTGGTGGTCCATTGCCCAaaccatcatcctcatcctcactGGCATTTGGCAGATGAGGCACCTCAAGAGCTTCTTTGAGGCTAAAAAATTGGTGTAG
- the LOC128419974 gene encoding interleukin-1 receptor antagonist protein-like isoform X2 → MCDQQTQEPSNFADGEKKVFAQAAVFRSRIWDVNQKSLYLQNNELVAGYLQGPDSALEEKIYWIHNRAFDHEKFSIILSIQDGKRCLACSSGAWPALQLETVNITDLPKGGRKESSRFTFFSSNKDGAWRFESAAHPGWFLCTSSRANEPLGLTQLPGPSHVVDFYFQPC, encoded by the exons ATGTGTGACCAGCAGACGCAGGAACCCTCCAACTTTGCTG ATGGGGAGAAGAAGGTCTTTGCCCAGGCAGCCGTCTTCAGGTCCAG AATCTGGGATGTCAACCAGAAGTCCCTCTACCTCCAGAACAATGAGCTGGTAGCTGGATACCTGCAAGGGCCCGATTCTGCCCTGGAAG AGAAGATCTACTGGATTCACAACCGGGCCTTTGACCACGAGAAGTTCTCCATCATCTTGAGCATTCAGGATGGGAAGAGGTGCCTGGCCTGCTCCTCTGGTGCCTGGCCTGCGTTGCAGCTTGAG ACCGTCAACATCACAGATCTGCCCAAAGGTGGCAGGAAGGAGTCCAGCCGCTTCACGTTCTTCTCCTCTAACAAAGACGGGGCCTGGCGGTTTGAGTCGGCTGCCCATCCCGGCTGGTTCCTGTGCACCTCTTCCAGAGCCAACGAACCTCTGGGCCTCACGCAGCTCCCGGGGCCTTCTCATGTGGTGGACTTTTATTTCCAACCCTGCTGA